Within Streptomyces sp. SS1-1, the genomic segment CGCCCTCGCCCCCGCCTCGGACCCGCCCACCTGGGTCATCCTCTCCGCCGGCCTGGCCATCGCGCTCGGCACCTACCTCGGCGGCTGGCGGATCATCCGCACCATGGGCAAGGGCCTCACCGACCTCCAGCCGCAGCAGGGCTTCGCCGCCCAGACCAGCGCCGCGACGGTCATCCTGGCCTCCTCCCACCTCGGCTTCTCCCTGTCCACCACGCACTCCGTGTCCGGTTCCGTGATGGGCGCCGGTCTCGGCCGCAAGGGCGGTGTGGTCCGCTGGTCCACGGCCACCCGGATGTTCGTCGCCTGGGCCCTGACCCTGCCGGCCGCCGCGCTGGTCGCGGCGCTCGCCGAGTACGTGACGGGCCTCGGCACCTGGGGCACCGCCGCCGTCGCGGTCTTCCTGATCGCCTCCAGCTTCGCGATCTGGCGGATCTCCCGCCGCGAGGTCGTCGACCACACCAACGTCACCGGCGACGAGGACGAGCCCGCCGGTGTGGTCACCACCGCCATCGCCGTCGTGACCCCGCCTCCCACGGGCACGGTGACCGACGACCTCTCCGTCACCCTCCCGGCACCGGCCCCCGGACCCGAGCCCACCAGGGCCGCGGTCTGACCCCCGGTCACCCCTCCCGGCAACACAAGGAAGCAGCATGAAGATCGACTGGGCGGCCCTCGGCTCCGTCTTCGGTGTCAGTCTCGTCGTCACGGTGGTCCTGGTGGCCCTGTTCACCCTCGGCATCGCGGGCCTCTCGCGCCGCGAACGGGCGGTCGCGCAGGGCGACTCGGCGGCGCTCGCGGTCACCGGCGCCTACGCGTGCTTCGCGGCGTGCACGGCGGCCGTGGCGTACGGCATCTACCTCATCGTGGCCTGACGTACGACGCGTGACTCCTGAGGTGCGTGACGGGACACCGTCGCGCACCTTCGGTGTGTGTGGGCCTGCGCACACTCTCCCGTCGCAGGTCACAGGCAAGTTGACGGCCGTCGCGACCCGTGGTGGACTTCCCAGGCCATGTACGGCGGCAGAAGAGGAAGCCGGTGCGAATCCGGCGCGGTCCCGCCACTGTCACCGGGGTAGTGACCCCCGGGAGCCAGGAACTCTCGCCGCCGGTCTCGTCGAACCAGGGCGTGGACACCCTGAGTGAGGACATCACGCGATGCTCGCCTGCCGATCGTCACGCAGTAGCAGTACCGGACCCCTGTCCGACGCCACCACCGGCTGAACCCCATGCGTGCCGAACGCGTCTTCGCGTACGGCGCCGCCGCCGGACTCCTCGGTGACCTGCTGCTCGGCGATCCACGCCGTGGGCATCCGGTCGCCGCGTTCGGACGTGCCGCGGGCGCCGTGGAACGGGTGTTGTGGCGCGACCACCGCGCCTGGGGTGTGCTCCACACCGCCGTGTGCGCCGGTGGCGCCGTGGCGGCCGCCGCGCTCGGCGCACGCGCCGTGCGCCCCTCCCCCGCCGCCTCCGTCGCCCTGACCGGCGCCGTCACCTGGGCCGTCGTCGGCGGCACCTCGCTGGCCCGGGAGGCCCGGGCGATCGGACGTGCCCTGGAGTCCGGGGACGTGGAGGCCGCGCGGGCGCGGCTGCCGCATCTGTGCGGCCGGGACCCGCAGGCGCTGGACGCCGACGGGATCGCGCGGGCCGTCGTGGAGTCCGTCGCGGAGAACACCTCGGACGCCGTGGTCGGCGCCCTCGTATGGGGGGCCGTCGCCGGGGTGCCGGGCCTCGCGGGGTTCCGGGCCGTCAACACGCTCGACGCGATGGTCGGGCACCGCTCCCCCAAGTACCGCCGCTACGGCTGGGCTTCGGCCCGTCTCGACGACGTCGCCGGCTGGCCGGGGGCCCGGCTGACCGCCGTACTGGCCGCCGTCGCCGGGGGCGACCCCCAGGGGGCCGTACGGGCGTGGCGGGCGGACGCGCACCGGCATCCCAGCCCCAACGCGGGCCCCGTGGAGGCGTCGTTCGCGGGCGCGCTCGGGGTGCGGCTCGGCGGGACGCTGTCGTACGGCGGGCGGGTGGAGCACCGGCCCGTGCTCAACGGGGCTGCCGGACGGGCCGTCGAGGTCGCCGACATCGAGCGGGCCGTGCGGCTGTCGCAGCGGGTCGGCGTGCTCGCCCTCGGGGTGTGCGCCGGGGCGCGGCTCCTGCTCGGGCGGCGCGCGGCGCGGGGACGTGCCGCGTGAAGGGCGGGCTGCTCGTCGCCGGTACGACCTCCGACGCGGGCAAGAGCGTCGTCACCGCCGGGATCTGCCGCTGGCTGGTCCGGCAGGGCGTGAAGGTCGCGCCGTTCAAGGCGCAGAACATGTCGCTGAACTCGTTCGTCACCCGCGAGGGCGCGGAGATCGGGCGGGCGCAGGCCATGCAGGCGCAGGCGTGCCGGATCGAGCCGACCGCGCACATGAACCCCGTCCTGCTGAAGCCGGGCGGGGACCGCAGCAGCCAGGTGGTGCTGCTGGGCCGGCCGGTCGGCGAGCTGAGCGCGCGCGGCTACCACGGCGGACGGCAGGAGCGGTTGCTCGGCACCGTGCTGGACTCCCTCGCCGAACTACGGGCCTCGTACGACGCGGTGATCTGCGAGGGCGCCGGTTCGCCCGCCGAGATCAACCTGCGGCGCACGGACATCGTGAACATGGGGATCGCGCGCGGTGCCCGGCTGCCGGTGCTGGTCGTGGGCGACATCGACCGGGGCGGAGTCTTCGCCTCGTTCTTCGGGACGGTGGCGCTGCTGGCGCGCGAGGACCAGGAGCTGGTCGCCGGGTTCCTCGTGAACAAGTTCCGCGGCGACGTCTCGCTCCTCGAACCCGGCCTGGACATGCTGCACGGCCTCACCGGGCGGCGGACGTACGGCGTGCTGCCGTTCCGGCACGGTCTCGGCATCGACGAGGAGGACGGCCTGCGGGTGTCGCTGCGCGGGGCGGTGCGCGAGTCCGAGGTGGCCGCCCCGGCCGGCGAGGACGTGCTGCGCGTCGCCGTGTGCGCGGTGCCGCTGATGTCCAACTTCACGGACGTCGACGCGCTCGCCGCCGAACCGGGCGTCGTCGTGCGGTTCGTGGACCGGCCGGAGGAGCTGGCCGACGCCGATCTGGTGGTGGTGCCCGGCACCCGCGGCACCGTGAAGGCGCTGCGCTGGCTGCGCGAGCGGGGGCTGGCACAGGCCCTGGTGCGGCGGGCCGCCGAGGGCCGTCCGGTCCTCGGGATCTGCGGCGGCTTCCAGGTCCTCGGCGAGCACATCGAGGACGACGTCGAGAGCCGCGCCGGTCATGTCGACGGCCTCGGCCTGCTGCCCGTGCGGGTGCGGTTCGCCCGCGAGAAGACCCTGACCCGGCCGTGCGGTGAGGCGCTCGGCGAGCGGGTCGAGGGCTACGAGATCCATCACGGGGTCGCCGAGGTCCTGGCGGGTGAACCCTTCCTGGACGGCTGCCGGGTCGGCCAGACCTGGGGCACCCACTGGCACGGCTCGCTGGAGTCGGACGCCTTCCGGCGCGCCTTCCTGCGGGAGGTGGCGGCCGCCGCGGGCCGCCGCTTCGTACCGGCGCCCGGCACCTCGTTCGCCGCGCTGCGGGAGGAGCAACTCGACCGGCTCGGCGACCTCATCGAACAGCACGCGGACACGGACGCGCTGTGGCGGCTCATCGAGTCGGGCGCGCCGCGAGGACTGCCCTTCATCCCCCCGGGAGCGCCCGCATGAGCACAGTGTTGTTGTTGTCGACCGCCGACACGGACCTGCTGGCGGCACGCGCCGGCGAGGCCGCGTACCGGATCGGCAACCCGACCCGCCTGGACGTCGCGTCCGAGCTGCCCGCGCTGATCGAGGGCGCCGACATCGCCGTCGTACGGCTGCTGGGCGGGAAGCGGGCCTGGGAGGACGGGCTCGCCGCGCTGAAGGCGTCGGGGGTGCCGACGGTGCTGCTGGGCGGCGAGTCCGTGCCGGACGCGGAGCTGATGGCCGAGTCGTCGGTGCCGGCCGGCGTGGTCGCGGAGGCGCTGAAGTACCTGGTGGCGGGCGGCCCCGCCAACCTCACCGAACTGGCCCGGTTCCTGTCGGACACCGTGCTGCTGACGGGCGAGGGCTTCGTGGAGCCGCGCCCGATGCCGGAGTACGGCGTGCACGGCTCCCGTGCGTGGGTGGACGGCCGGCCGACGG encodes:
- a CDS encoding cobyric acid synthase; protein product: MKGGLLVAGTTSDAGKSVVTAGICRWLVRQGVKVAPFKAQNMSLNSFVTREGAEIGRAQAMQAQACRIEPTAHMNPVLLKPGGDRSSQVVLLGRPVGELSARGYHGGRQERLLGTVLDSLAELRASYDAVICEGAGSPAEINLRRTDIVNMGIARGARLPVLVVGDIDRGGVFASFFGTVALLAREDQELVAGFLVNKFRGDVSLLEPGLDMLHGLTGRRTYGVLPFRHGLGIDEEDGLRVSLRGAVRESEVAAPAGEDVLRVAVCAVPLMSNFTDVDALAAEPGVVVRFVDRPEELADADLVVVPGTRGTVKALRWLRERGLAQALVRRAAEGRPVLGICGGFQVLGEHIEDDVESRAGHVDGLGLLPVRVRFAREKTLTRPCGEALGERVEGYEIHHGVAEVLAGEPFLDGCRVGQTWGTHWHGSLESDAFRRAFLREVAAAAGRRFVPAPGTSFAALREEQLDRLGDLIEQHADTDALWRLIESGAPRGLPFIPPGAPA
- a CDS encoding cobalamin biosynthesis protein, yielding MRAERVFAYGAAAGLLGDLLLGDPRRGHPVAAFGRAAGAVERVLWRDHRAWGVLHTAVCAGGAVAAAALGARAVRPSPAASVALTGAVTWAVVGGTSLAREARAIGRALESGDVEAARARLPHLCGRDPQALDADGIARAVVESVAENTSDAVVGALVWGAVAGVPGLAGFRAVNTLDAMVGHRSPKYRRYGWASARLDDVAGWPGARLTAVLAAVAGGDPQGAVRAWRADAHRHPSPNAGPVEASFAGALGVRLGGTLSYGGRVEHRPVLNGAAGRAVEVADIERAVRLSQRVGVLALGVCAGARLLLGRRAARGRAA